Below is a window of Demequina muriae DNA.
AGCTCCGAGCCGACGTCGAGGCGGCGGCGCCTGGCGCATCGGCCGTCTCGGTGGTCGACGCTGCGCGGGCGGACATCGTGGTGCTCGCCATCCCCCTTGGCCGCCATCGTCAGCTGCCTCCCGAGGCGCTGGCCGGGGCGCTCGTCGTGGATGCGATGAACTACTGGTGGGAGCTCGACGGCGCGCGGCCCGAGTTCGACGATCCCCTGACGTCCACGTCGGAGACCGTGCAGGCGCACCTCGCGGGGTCCCGGGTGGTCAAGGCCTTCGGTCACGTGAGTGCGTACGCGCTGGAAGAGCTTGCCCGGGATGCTGGCGATCCTGAGCGAATCGCGATGGCGATCGCCGGCGACGACGATCGTGACGTCGCCGCGGTCGGGGCACTGGCGGACGCGTTGGGATTCGACCCGCTGCCCGCGGGACCGCTCGCGGAAGGCAGGCGGTTCGAGCCCGGCACCGAGGTGTTCGGGGCCGATGCGGGGGTGACCGAGGCGCGCGAGATGCTGGAGCGCTTCTGGGACTCGCAGCGCGGTCGCGTGGTGGCGCGGGCGCGCGCCCTCAGTCCGGAACGGGGCGCCGGCGGCGCGGAGTGAGGCGCACCTCGGGCATGGGTGGTGCGGGCACTCGGGTGTCGTCGTGACCCACGACGTGGCCGAACCGGGGCTCCCGTGCTTCCCACGCACGGCGCGCCTCAGCGATCTCGTCGTGACTGCGCCCCACGAAGTTCCACCACATCACCACGTCGTCGGGAAACGGCTCCCCGCCGAGGAGGAAGAGGCGCGCGCCGCTGACAGAGGTGACGGTCACCGCGTTCCGACGGTTGCCCAGGTAGAGGATGTCCCCCGAAGCGATGCCGGGAAGATCGACGCCGTCGTCGCCGCGCACCGCCGTATCGCCGTCGATCAACGCGATCCCGTGCTCCCAAGCTGGGTCGAGCGGAAGTCGCGCGGTCGCCCCCGCGGGGATGTGCACCTCCGCGCCGACGATCGGCGTGTGGGTGGTCGCTGGAGAAGTGGCGCCCGCGAACGTGCCCATGACAACCACCGCGACCGCATCGGCCGCCTGGGAGGAGTGGGTGCCCTCGGGCGCCTCCAGCGTGACCTCGGGAAGGCTCGCGTGCGACTCGAAGCCAGGATGACCGTGGCGCGCATGCTCCGGCAGCGCCACCCATAACTGAAGCGCATCGAGGTCGATGGGCTCGTCGGTGACGGAGTACTCCGAGTGCGAGATGCCGTGGCCGCTCGTCATGAGGTTGAGGGCTCCAGGTCGCAGCACGGTGTCGGAGCTGAGCGAGTCCCGGTGACGGATCTCGCCAGTGAGCGGCCACGTCACGGTCTGCAGGCCGATGTGCGGGTGCGGCTCGACGCGCATCGTGGTGCGCTGTGGGCCGAACCGGTCCAGGAAGCACCACGCGCCGATGGTCGGCACGTCGCGCTGGGGCAGCGACCGGCTCACGGTCATGCCGCGCAGGCCGCCCAGGGGCACCTCGCGGGATGGCAGCACCTGGGCGCGGCGGCCGGGGTCGAACGCAGGCGTGGCGACGCCCGAGTCGGGCTCGTCGCAGACGTCGTCGTGAACGTCGGGTCGCGTCATGGCGGTGGCTTACCGCGGCGGCGCGACCGTGGCGCCCTCGACCTCGTGGCGGTCCAGGTACCTCGCGATGTAGGGGCACACCGGGACGATGGTGAGTCCGCGCGACGCGGTGTCGGCGAGTGCCTCGCCTGCCAGCGTTCCGGCGATGCCGCCGCCCTGGTAGGTCTCGAAGATCTCGGTATGGGTGAAGGCGGCCCGGTCCCCGTCGATCTCGTACAGGGCGAAGCCGGCGAGCTCGCCATCGACGTGCACGTCGTAGCGGGACTCGTTCTCGTTGCGGGTGACGGTGGTGTCAGCCATGGCTCTCCTTGGGGGTCGTCATCGGGTCGGGGCGTCGTGGGTCGTCAACGTGCGGCGATGCCCGTGGCTTCCCTCAGCCCTTGGACAGGTCGAAGGGGTCCTCGCCGTCGCGGAGCGTGCCGCCAGTGGCGAGGCGCATCAGGTCGGAGTCGAGGTCGATGCCGAGTTCGGTGCCGCCCGCTGATCCGAAACTGTGCTGGTAGCGCCCCCAGGAGTCGTCACGCACGGCGCGGGCGAAGCCCGACTCCACGAGGATCGCGAGCTCCGTCGCGGCGCGATCGATCCGCGTGCCGAGCGCCTTGTCCGTCCAGTCCTCCGTCGAGGCGAACAGCCCGGTCGGCACCGGCAGCGCCCGCAGGTATGCGAAGAGTGCGCGCATCTCGTGGTCCACGACCAGCGCGTGGCGCGCGGTGCCCGCCGTGGCGGCGAGGATCACGGGCTTGCCGATCAGCAGGTCGTTGTCGAGCACCTGGAAGAAGCTCGTGAACAGTCCCGAGGCTCCCGCCTTGTACACCGGGGCTGCGGCGATGATGCCGTCGGCGGCGCCCAGCGACTCGACGGCCTGCGTGAACTTGGGTCCGAGCAGCTGGGACGACAGCGCCTGCGGCAGCTCGGGGAGCAGCTCGCGCAGGTCGATGACCGTGACGGTCGCCCGGTGTCCTCGCGCTTCGAGGGTGGCGACGGTGCGCTGGACGGCGCGGTCTGCGAGCAGCCGGGTCGAGGACGGGTCGGAGACGCCCGCGCTCACCACGACGAGCCGGTAGGTCTGGTCGGTCACGATGCCTCCTGGGCGAGCTTGGTGGACAGGGCCTCGAGCAGACGGAGCTCATCGTCCGTGAGCGCCGCGGTCATGGAGTGGGCGACAGCCTCGCCATGGGTGAG
It encodes the following:
- a CDS encoding NADPH-dependent F420 reductase — protein: MTSPDPTATAPATLGIIGAGRIGRAIAVLGRRAGIEVRVAASRPPEQLRADVEAAAPGASAVSVVDAARADIVVLAIPLGRHRQLPPEALAGALVVDAMNYWWELDGARPEFDDPLTSTSETVQAHLAGSRVVKAFGHVSAYALEELARDAGDPERIAMAIAGDDDRDVAAVGALADALGFDPLPAGPLAEGRRFEPGTEVFGADAGVTEAREMLERFWDSQRGRVVARARALSPERGAGGAE
- a CDS encoding pirin family protein; its protein translation is MTRPDVHDDVCDEPDSGVATPAFDPGRRAQVLPSREVPLGGLRGMTVSRSLPQRDVPTIGAWCFLDRFGPQRTTMRVEPHPHIGLQTVTWPLTGEIRHRDSLSSDTVLRPGALNLMTSGHGISHSEYSVTDEPIDLDALQLWVALPEHARHGHPGFESHASLPEVTLEAPEGTHSSQAADAVAVVVMGTFAGATSPATTHTPIVGAEVHIPAGATARLPLDPAWEHGIALIDGDTAVRGDDGVDLPGIASGDILYLGNRRNAVTVTSVSGARLFLLGGEPFPDDVVMWWNFVGRSHDEIAEARRAWEAREPRFGHVVGHDDTRVPAPPMPEVRLTPRRRRPVPD
- a CDS encoding GNAT family N-acetyltransferase, which translates into the protein MADTTVTRNENESRYDVHVDGELAGFALYEIDGDRAAFTHTEIFETYQGGGIAGTLAGEALADTASRGLTIVPVCPYIARYLDRHEVEGATVAPPR
- a CDS encoding CE1759 family FMN reductase — its product is MTDQTYRLVVVSAGVSDPSSTRLLADRAVQRTVATLEARGHRATVTVIDLRELLPELPQALSSQLLGPKFTQAVESLGAADGIIAAAPVYKAGASGLFTSFFQVLDNDLLIGKPVILAATAGTARHALVVDHEMRALFAYLRALPVPTGLFASTEDWTDKALGTRIDRAATELAILVESGFARAVRDDSWGRYQHSFGSAGGTELGIDLDSDLMRLATGGTLRDGEDPFDLSKG